In one Lolium rigidum isolate FL_2022 chromosome 3, APGP_CSIRO_Lrig_0.1, whole genome shotgun sequence genomic region, the following are encoded:
- the LOC124701736 gene encoding serine/threonine-protein kinase RIPK-like, whose translation MARSSWKSLFGCFSSHSAAAAAAASGKSSKKKSAKKKTKVAASGSGSKPRRPSRSLHGRMSFSDLSLNGGMVSPEDLSLSLVGSNLHVFTIAELRAITRDFSMTNFIGEGGFGPVYKGYVDEKVKPGLRAQPVAVKLLDLEGNQGHNEWLTEVIFLGQLRHPNLVKLIGYCYEDQHRLIVYEFMTRGSLEKHLFKKYAASLQWSTRLKIAVGAAKGLAFLHEAENPVIYRDFKTSNILLDSDYKAKLSDFGLAKDGPEEDETHVSTRVMGTQGYAAPEYIMTGHLTAKSDVYGFGVVLLELLTGRKSVDKNRPPREQNLVDWARPYLNDSRRLDRVMDPNLAGQYAGKAAQKAAALAYQCVSLNPKSRPHMSAVVDALEPLLALEDDGLVGPFVYVAPPDNGGNDGREGGHTRRAGRRRSQDAADSVAVVVERV comes from the exons ATGGCGAGGTCGTCGTGGAAGTCGCTGTTCGGCTGCTTCAGCTcgcactccgccgccgccgcggcagccGCCTCCGGCAAGAGCagcaagaagaagagcgccaaGAAGAAGACGAAGGTGGCGGCGTCGGGGAGCGGCAGCAAGCCTCGTAGGCCGAGCCGGTCGCTGCACGGGCGGATGTCCTTCTCGGACCTGAGCCTCAACGGCGGGATGGTGTCGCCCGAGGACCTCTCGCTGTCGCTCGTCGGCTCCAACCTGCACGTTTTCACCATCGCCGAGCTGCGCGCCATCACCAGGGACTTCTCCATGACAAACTTCATCGGCGAGGGAGGCTTCGGCCCCGTCTACAAGGGCTACGTCGACGAGAAGGTCAAGCCCGGCCTCCGCGCCCAGCCCGTCGCCGTCAAGCTGCTCGACCTCGAGGGAAACCAGGGGCACAACGAGTGGCTG ACCGAAGTCATTTTCCTGGGGCAACTGAGGCATCCTAACCTGGTCAAACTGATCGGTTACTGCTACGAGGACCAGCACAGGCTCATCGTCTACGAGTTCATGACCAGGGGCAGCCTCGAGAAACATCTCTTCAAAA AGTACGCCGCGTCGCTGCAATGGTCAACACGGCTGAAGATCGCCGTCGGCGCTGCCAAAGGGTTGGCCTTTCTCCATGAGGCCGAGAACCCGGTCATCTACAGGGACTTCAAGACCTCCAACATCTTGCTAGACTCG GATTACAAAGCAAAGCTATCGGATTTCGGGCTAGCCAAAGATGGACCTGAGGAAGACGAGACACACGTCTCGACCCGGGTCATGGGCACGCAAGGCTACGCTGCACCGGAGTACATCATGACAG GCCATCTGACCGCGAAGAGCGATGTGTATGGTTTTGGAGTGGTGCTGCTGGAGCTCCTAACGGGACGCAAGTCCGTCGACAAGAACCGACCACCGCGGGAGCAGAACCTGGTGGACTGGGCACGGCCGTACCTGAACGACTCTCGGCGGCTGGACCGTGTCATGGACCCGAACCTTGCCGGGCAGTATGCCGGAAAGGCCGCGCAGAAGGCCGCAGCACTGGCGTACCAGTGCGTGAGCCTAAACCCCAAGTCTCGCCCGCACATGTCTGCAGTGGTCGACGCTCTGGAGCCACTCCTCGCCCTCGAAGACGACGGCCTAGTCGGTCCGTTTGTGTACGTGGCACCACCCGACAATGGTGGCAATGATGGCAGGGAGGGAGGCCACACGAGACGAGCAGGCCGGAGAAGGTCCCAAGATGCAGCAGATTCTGTTGCCGTTGTTGTGGAGCGTGTGTGA